In one window of Synechococcus sp. M16CYN DNA:
- a CDS encoding PAP/fibrillin family protein, protein MVDKAHSELVQLLQRQPDDRSLGNRVIAAEIAQPADLTKDAELLEGVWELRWSSSKQPWLKQAPWLDNLQVLDPFNKRGCNLLRLRGPLGSIGGICVQANLQIINVKRVEVRFIRGGWVIGSQLLGKRRLPLMREIKQRSSAWLDITVLDRQLRICRGNAGTIFALLKREDICISDFFV, encoded by the coding sequence ATGGTGGATAAAGCCCATAGTGAGCTGGTTCAGCTCCTTCAGAGACAACCAGATGATAGGAGCCTTGGCAATCGGGTTATCGCGGCTGAGATAGCGCAGCCTGCAGATTTGACCAAAGATGCTGAGCTTCTAGAAGGAGTTTGGGAGCTGCGTTGGAGTAGTTCAAAGCAACCTTGGCTGAAACAAGCTCCTTGGCTTGATAACTTGCAGGTGCTTGATCCTTTTAACAAAAGAGGATGCAATTTGCTACGACTTCGCGGTCCGCTTGGATCAATTGGTGGAATATGCGTTCAGGCAAATCTGCAAATAATTAATGTTAAGAGGGTCGAGGTTCGATTCATTCGAGGGGGTTGGGTAATTGGATCTCAATTGCTTGGTAAAAGAAGACTCCCGCTGATGCGTGAAATAAAACAGCGTTCTTCTGCATGGCTAGATATTACTGTATTGGATCGACAGCTTCGAATCTGTCGTGGGAATGCTGGAACTATCTTTGCCCTGCTAAAAAGAGAAGATATATGCATCTCAGATTTTTTTGTATAG
- a CDS encoding 4a-hydroxytetrahydrobiopterin dehydratase, with protein sequence MDLAKQTCIPCREGAPKLTEAELKAFLPQLPGWEVIAHHHLSRSLRFIDFQTALDWVNAAGAICEAENHHAEFSFGWGHVEVLIYTHKVDGLTQADVVLAAKLNVINV encoded by the coding sequence ATGGATTTAGCCAAACAAACATGCATTCCCTGTAGGGAAGGTGCTCCAAAGCTCACAGAAGCGGAGCTAAAAGCATTTCTCCCTCAACTGCCAGGCTGGGAGGTAATTGCTCATCATCACCTTTCTCGTTCCCTACGCTTCATTGATTTTCAGACTGCTCTTGACTGGGTAAATGCAGCGGGAGCAATCTGTGAAGCCGAAAATCATCATGCTGAATTCTCTTTTGGCTGGGGACATGTTGAAGTATTGATCTATACCCACAAAGTAGATGGCCTAACACAAGCCGATGTAGTATTAGCAGCCAAGCTAAACGTTATCAACGTTTAA
- a CDS encoding DUF2130 domain-containing protein — protein sequence MEEIQCPQCNAIFQVNEKSYADILKQVRDKEFKHEIKSFKDSLEQKLEDTVSKVRAEEQKYAAVESVAKDKKIAEYQARMDNFQDKVNLAINKATELLKIEKSELKHANEKLIIQHKNEIINLKNNHKNQINFLDEEIIRIKEMKSRQSTKMIGESLEVHCRNSLNKIRASLFPNAYFEKDNKISRTNSKGDYIFRDYDEENNEIISIMFEMKNEEDNTRIKKKNDDFLKELDKDRQEKNCEFAVLVTLLEPENDLYNQGIVNVSYKYRKMYIIRPQFFIEIIVLLRDAAKNFVGLKKELALAKATNIDITNVEEQLEIFKSSFMVTSKNFSNNFQIVLDEIDKSINRLEKAKLALLKADKNLTAANKKVDAISIKKLIKNSPLLMEKFFENN from the coding sequence ATGGAAGAAATTCAATGTCCACAATGTAACGCTATCTTTCAAGTTAATGAAAAAAGTTATGCGGATATTCTTAAACAAGTACGAGATAAAGAGTTTAAGCACGAGATAAAATCATTTAAAGACAGCTTAGAGCAAAAGCTTGAGGATACTGTAAGTAAGGTGAGAGCTGAAGAACAAAAATATGCTGCGGTTGAGTCTGTAGCAAAAGATAAAAAAATTGCAGAATATCAAGCAAGAATGGACAACTTTCAAGACAAAGTTAATTTAGCAATTAATAAAGCCACGGAATTACTAAAAATTGAAAAGTCTGAGCTCAAACATGCTAATGAAAAGCTAATAATTCAACACAAAAATGAGATTATTAATTTGAAGAATAATCATAAAAATCAGATTAATTTTCTTGATGAAGAAATCATTAGAATTAAAGAGATGAAGTCACGTCAATCAACCAAAATGATTGGAGAATCATTAGAGGTTCATTGCAGAAATAGCTTAAATAAAATAAGAGCTTCATTATTTCCTAATGCTTATTTCGAAAAAGATAATAAAATATCTAGAACAAACAGCAAAGGCGATTACATTTTTAGAGATTATGATGAAGAAAATAATGAGATAATATCAATTATGTTTGAAATGAAAAATGAAGAAGATAACACAAGGATAAAAAAAAAGAATGATGATTTTCTCAAAGAATTAGATAAAGATAGACAAGAAAAAAATTGCGAGTTTGCTGTCCTTGTAACCCTACTAGAACCTGAAAATGATCTATATAATCAAGGGATAGTTAATGTAAGCTATAAATATAGAAAAATGTATATCATCAGACCTCAATTTTTTATTGAAATTATTGTATTATTACGCGATGCAGCAAAAAATTTTGTTGGCCTCAAGAAAGAATTAGCTTTAGCTAAAGCAACAAATATTGATATTACAAATGTTGAAGAGCAACTTGAAATATTTAAGTCTTCGTTCATGGTGACAAGTAAAAACTTTTCTAATAATTTTCAAATTGTCTTAGATGAAATAGACAAGTCAATTAATCGCTTAGAAAAAGCAAAATTAGCATTATTAAAAGCAGATAAAAATCTTACCGCCGCAAATAAAAAGGTAGATGCAATATCGATCAAAAAATTGATAAAAAATAGCCCGCTTCTTATGGAAAAATTTTTTGAAAATAATTAA
- a CDS encoding chlorophyll a/b-binding protein, whose protein sequence is MTSSASSDNWYQKDAAAQIRTERNQKAELLNGRLAMLGFVIGLLTEAITGHGILSQVTFGIFG, encoded by the coding sequence ATGACCTCCTCAGCATCAAGCGACAACTGGTATCAAAAGGATGCAGCAGCTCAGATCCGTACTGAGCGAAACCAAAAAGCTGAACTCTTAAACGGCCGCTTAGCGATGCTTGGCTTCGTTATTGGTCTGCTCACAGAGGCAATTACTGGCCACGGAATCTTGAGCCAGGTCACCTTCGGCATTTTTGGCTGA
- the rmuC gene encoding DNA recombination protein RmuC → MALERNPDLLEHAFSKNIILTFPTSLLAILKGLAMSIQQAEIATNIEEIQNNAVELHKWFLTFVDKFNAVGSNLVRLNKSFNEAVGSA, encoded by the coding sequence ATGGCACTTGAGCGTAATCCAGACCTCTTGGAGCACGCCTTCAGCAAGAACATCATCCTTACGTTCCCAACAAGCTTGCTAGCAATCCTGAAGGGACTGGCGATGTCCATTCAACAAGCAGAGATCGCTACCAATATCGAGGAGATCCAAAACAATGCAGTTGAGCTGCACAAGTGGTTTCTGACGTTCGTCGACAAGTTCAATGCCGTCGGTAGCAATTTGGTTCGCCTAAATAAGAGTTTCAATGAAGCAGTTGGATCAGCGTAG
- a CDS encoding DNA recombination protein RmuC: MTSALRSPSVKGRWGEVNLRRILEFVGLISYCDFDEQVHVKTEEATYRPNCVITTPGSRRLIVDSRAPIESYLDALQASDDAQREAALKEHLRKVRSHIDLLSKKDYASKLSSLGQVVDGVVLFYYYGGCALDGT, encoded by the coding sequence CTGACATCAGCTCTTAGATCCCCAAGCGTCAAGGGGCGCTGGGGTGAGGTTAACCTGCGAAGGATCTTGGAGTTTGTTGGGCTAATCAGCTACTGCGATTTTGATGAACAGGTTCACGTTAAGACAGAAGAGGCTACCTACCGACCTAACTGCGTCATCACTACCCCTGGTTCACGTCGATTGATCGTGGACTCCAGGGCACCGATTGAGAGCTATCTGGATGCACTGCAAGCAAGCGATGATGCACAACGCGAGGCAGCCCTGAAGGAGCACCTGCGGAAGGTGCGCAGCCATATCGACCTGCTGAGCAAGAAGGATTACGCAAGCAAGCTCAGCTCCCTGGGGCAGGTAGTCGACGGTGTAGTGCTGTTTTATTACTACGGAGGGTGCGCTCTCGATGGCACTTGA
- a CDS encoding class I SAM-dependent RNA methyltransferase has translation MGRENRLSAVAVFPQGLEIAGCDELSDLGAHDVRPLRRAVGFQADMACLYRLHLQARLPFRLLREMARFRCQGRNSLYDGVRRALDWERWLHPSMSFRVDVTGSAPGLNHSHYSALQVKNALVDQQREIWGRRSSIDLKTPDLSLHLHLNGGTAVLSLDGSRGSLHRRGYRVAMGTAPLKENLAAGLIRLTGWDASVPLVDPCCGSGALLIEAALMALQQAPGLGHIFSLKSWADFQPELWQQESTKAQRQRRRNFKLPPLLGIEKDPAVADQARSNIAAAGLQKIIEIRDGSFTAQDLPEEPGVLVCNPPYGKRIGNQKDLDHLYTTLGIFAREKAVGWQLWLLSGNPKLTNSLHMKTSRRIPISNGGVDCRWLQYSIY, from the coding sequence GTGGGTCGTGAGAACCGACTATCGGCAGTGGCGGTATTTCCTCAGGGACTGGAAATTGCCGGCTGTGACGAGCTATCCGATTTGGGCGCCCACGACGTGCGTCCACTACGACGGGCCGTCGGCTTTCAAGCCGATATGGCCTGTCTCTATCGCCTCCATCTCCAAGCCCGTCTACCATTTCGCTTGCTCAGGGAAATGGCCCGTTTTCGCTGCCAAGGGCGCAACAGCCTTTACGACGGCGTCCGTCGAGCCCTTGACTGGGAGCGCTGGCTGCATCCCTCTATGAGTTTTCGCGTGGATGTTACCGGATCTGCGCCTGGGCTAAATCACAGCCATTATTCCGCTCTGCAAGTGAAAAATGCTCTAGTGGATCAACAACGAGAGATTTGGGGTAGACGCTCATCGATTGACCTAAAAACCCCTGATCTTTCATTGCATCTTCATCTCAACGGTGGAACAGCGGTGCTCAGCCTAGATGGCAGTAGAGGAAGTTTGCATCGCCGAGGCTATCGAGTCGCCATGGGGACGGCTCCCTTAAAGGAAAACCTGGCCGCAGGGCTAATTCGGCTCACTGGCTGGGATGCCTCGGTTCCTCTTGTGGACCCTTGTTGCGGATCTGGAGCACTCTTAATCGAAGCTGCCCTCATGGCACTCCAACAGGCTCCTGGTCTTGGTCATATCTTCAGCTTGAAAAGCTGGGCTGATTTTCAGCCTGAGCTCTGGCAACAAGAAAGTACTAAAGCGCAGCGACAACGTCGTAGAAATTTCAAGTTGCCACCCTTGCTTGGCATCGAAAAGGATCCAGCGGTAGCCGATCAAGCACGAAGCAATATAGCTGCAGCAGGATTACAAAAGATAATTGAAATCCGAGATGGATCTTTTACAGCGCAGGACTTGCCGGAGGAACCTGGAGTTTTGGTTTGCAATCCTCCTTATGGTAAACGTATCGGTAATCAGAAAGATCTAGACCATCTTTATACGACTTTAGGCATATTCGCTCGCGAAAAAGCTGTAGGTTGGCAACTATGGCTACTCAGCGGTAATCCAAAACTGACAAACAGCCTTCACATGAAAACATCAAGGCGCATTCCTATAAGTAACGGAGGTGTCGACTGCCGCTGGTTACAGTACAGCATTTATTAG
- a CDS encoding phage holin family protein — protein MTESQSSRGFGAAARVTALAASVMDLHVRIAFQEVDREKRRLINGGLFLTMAGVAMMLALLAGESALLLWTQRRWSLSLIQALIILAIGNLVFAGVTLRIGGQVLKGPFLPQTVEGVTKTMRALIGRI, from the coding sequence ATGACTGAATCACAATCCTCACGAGGTTTTGGTGCTGCAGCACGAGTTACCGCTTTGGCGGCATCGGTGATGGATCTGCATGTGCGAATCGCATTTCAAGAGGTCGACCGCGAGAAACGTCGGTTAATCAATGGCGGTCTATTTTTGACAATGGCAGGTGTGGCCATGATGCTAGCTCTGTTGGCGGGAGAAAGTGCCTTGCTTCTCTGGACTCAACGCCGTTGGAGCCTAAGTCTGATTCAGGCTTTGATTATTTTAGCTATTGGTAATTTAGTTTTTGCAGGTGTGACACTGCGTATTGGTGGTCAGGTTCTCAAAGGCCCGTTTTTACCACAGACAGTCGAAGGTGTAACAAAAACCATGCGGGCTTTAATAGGGCGTATTTAA
- the smc gene encoding chromosome segregation protein SMC: MVHIKQVGLTRFKSFGDAVSIPLKAGFTVVTGPNGSGKSNILDGIMFCLGLASSRGMRANCLPDLINSSIFKTGEAGETSVSVRFDLSGWRPDAAEKGLENVEKGPWIQPGQREWTVTRKLRVMPGGSYSSSYSADGVPCNLRQLQTQLRRLHIDPEGSNIVVQGDVTRIVSMSNHDRRGIIDELAGVALFDTRIEQTRRKLDDVQDRQARCKIAEQELLTIYQRLGRDCAKASEYQKLRELLILGQEQEMVLIFETAKQALTELGIRQQGLETQKRQNEILIANGRDTLDEAIAELQSLQEQVKSLGEDQLFSLQAKLAGLEASGCELDRRATQYQKESQQLERLRNDLSGRQKTWQHQYLQYLEQDKNSHREKLAAAEKALDDSRSAVEVSRRKVTDVANRSGAWLEKQKRLSVRRQELQSDVSPKLTEKQQLQECLRQELERLQELHQEQQQDDADKQEIQKQLTTLEEAWQTLLRSLYEEKQALQQTVDSLAIQQRTRSLLEKEGTHLEREIACLESRRDVIQESRGTRALRLLLEAGLDGIHGTVAQLGEVQHRYHRALEVAAGVRLRQVVVDDDRIAAQAIELLKSRHAGRLTFLPLNKIYASARGALPYGGYIGDGFIGRAVELVQFKPIYNQVFTYVFGETLVFTDLATARQQLGRLRAVTLDGELLEKSGAMTGGSLPQSNDSFGFGFSNDQDETKPYQRRLLEIRTSLRDCWREESELAQLLEQQKSQLRKLEQHQAIINAERNAAQRNRGSLLERECQRAERLSHLQKNQTTQRRILEVIDERLRPLLDELKQLNEAEQSSRDSDDAATWQHLQHNLEAADRHLELARQERDDLLNAQHECQLRLERLKEYENVLTAEELRFQEDVQALAKARESLQEQRSELQEKLMVLKVQQQDLQEHLGAQRYARDAAEEKVACQRQALQQAEWNFERLRGDIEELIEKQRNGAVRLKKMATALPNPRPDIPESVRLAGLEVLQSKQQTIQRQIKALEPVNMLALEELQTLEQRLSELNNRLDILSNEREELLLRIDTAATLRRDAFMEAFNAVNSHFGEIFASLSEGDGYLQLENANEPLAGGLTLVAHPKGKAVRRLASMSGGEKSLTALSFLFALQRFRPSPFYGLDEVDSFLDGVNVERLATLIAHQAENAQFMVVSHRYPMIKAAERIIGVTQARGAHTQVVGLPDAT, translated from the coding sequence TTGGTTCACATCAAGCAGGTTGGCCTAACGCGCTTCAAGTCTTTCGGCGATGCAGTGTCGATTCCTCTGAAGGCGGGGTTCACCGTGGTAACAGGTCCGAATGGATCAGGCAAAAGCAATATTCTCGATGGAATAATGTTCTGCCTGGGTCTAGCTAGCAGCCGCGGCATGCGGGCCAACTGTCTTCCAGACCTCATCAATAGTAGTATCTTTAAAACCGGCGAAGCAGGAGAAACATCAGTAAGCGTAAGGTTTGACCTTAGTGGCTGGCGACCCGATGCCGCGGAAAAAGGCCTCGAAAACGTGGAGAAAGGGCCTTGGATCCAACCTGGACAAAGAGAGTGGACGGTAACTCGCAAGCTACGAGTGATGCCAGGCGGCTCTTACAGCTCCAGCTACTCCGCAGATGGTGTGCCCTGTAACTTACGACAATTGCAAACCCAACTTCGCCGCCTTCACATCGATCCAGAAGGAAGCAACATCGTAGTTCAGGGCGATGTAACTCGTATCGTGTCGATGAGTAACCACGATCGCCGTGGCATAATCGACGAATTAGCCGGCGTCGCTCTATTCGATACGCGCATTGAGCAAACACGTCGCAAACTCGATGACGTTCAAGACCGGCAAGCTCGCTGCAAGATCGCCGAGCAAGAGCTACTGACCATTTACCAGCGGCTCGGGAGAGATTGCGCCAAGGCCAGCGAGTATCAGAAGCTTCGAGAGCTCTTGATACTCGGGCAAGAACAGGAGATGGTACTGATCTTTGAGACTGCCAAGCAAGCTTTAACAGAACTCGGCATACGCCAACAAGGACTAGAAACTCAGAAGCGACAAAATGAGATTTTAATTGCCAACGGACGCGACACACTTGACGAAGCTATTGCCGAATTACAGTCTCTGCAGGAGCAGGTAAAATCCCTCGGAGAGGACCAACTGTTTTCACTGCAGGCCAAGCTGGCTGGTTTAGAAGCCAGCGGGTGCGAACTAGACCGGCGGGCTACCCAGTATCAGAAGGAAAGCCAGCAGTTGGAGAGACTACGCAATGATCTTTCGGGTCGGCAAAAAACCTGGCAGCACCAGTATCTCCAGTATCTAGAGCAAGACAAAAACTCTCACCGAGAAAAACTGGCTGCTGCTGAGAAAGCTCTTGATGACTCAAGATCCGCAGTTGAGGTCTCCCGTCGCAAGGTGACTGATGTAGCAAACCGTTCTGGCGCCTGGTTAGAAAAACAGAAAAGACTCAGTGTTCGCCGACAGGAGTTGCAAAGTGACGTGAGTCCGAAGTTGACAGAAAAACAACAACTTCAGGAGTGTCTGCGTCAGGAATTGGAACGACTGCAAGAGCTTCATCAGGAGCAACAACAAGACGACGCTGACAAACAAGAGATTCAGAAACAACTCACAACTTTGGAAGAGGCTTGGCAGACTCTGCTTCGCTCGCTATACGAAGAGAAACAAGCTCTCCAACAGACAGTGGACTCGCTGGCGATCCAGCAGCGAACTCGCAGCCTTCTAGAAAAGGAGGGAACGCATCTTGAACGAGAGATCGCTTGCCTCGAAAGCCGTCGAGATGTCATTCAAGAAAGCCGTGGCACTAGAGCACTGCGCTTGCTACTCGAGGCCGGATTAGATGGCATCCATGGAACCGTAGCGCAACTGGGTGAGGTGCAACACCGATACCATCGTGCCCTCGAAGTTGCCGCTGGTGTTCGCCTTAGACAGGTAGTAGTAGACGACGACCGTATCGCAGCCCAAGCAATCGAGTTACTTAAAAGCCGCCACGCCGGCCGGCTAACCTTTCTGCCCTTGAATAAGATTTACGCCTCCGCCCGTGGCGCCCTTCCCTACGGAGGCTACATAGGCGACGGCTTTATCGGCCGCGCCGTGGAGTTGGTGCAATTCAAGCCCATATACAACCAAGTATTCACGTACGTCTTCGGCGAAACACTTGTCTTTACTGATCTCGCCACCGCCCGTCAGCAGTTGGGACGGTTAAGGGCTGTGACTCTTGATGGAGAACTTCTGGAAAAAAGCGGCGCCATGACTGGAGGGAGTCTACCGCAATCTAACGATAGTTTTGGATTTGGATTTAGTAATGATCAAGACGAAACCAAACCTTATCAGCGTCGGTTACTAGAAATTAGAACATCCCTCAGAGACTGCTGGCGCGAAGAGTCTGAGCTAGCCCAACTCTTAGAACAACAAAAATCCCAACTTCGCAAACTAGAACAGCATCAGGCAATCATTAACGCCGAACGCAATGCAGCGCAAAGGAACCGTGGTTCCTTGCTAGAACGCGAATGCCAGCGGGCCGAACGCTTATCGCATTTGCAAAAAAACCAAACCACCCAACGGCGAATACTAGAAGTCATCGACGAGAGACTAAGACCACTGCTTGACGAGTTAAAACAGCTAAATGAGGCTGAGCAAAGCAGTAGAGACAGCGATGATGCCGCAACTTGGCAACACCTTCAACACAACCTTGAGGCTGCAGATCGCCACTTAGAACTAGCGCGACAAGAGCGTGATGACCTGCTGAATGCTCAGCACGAATGTCAGCTCAGATTGGAACGATTGAAAGAATATGAAAATGTCTTGACAGCGGAAGAGCTTCGTTTCCAAGAGGATGTGCAAGCCCTTGCCAAAGCAAGAGAATCCTTGCAAGAACAACGGTCAGAACTGCAAGAAAAGTTAATGGTGCTAAAAGTCCAGCAACAGGATCTGCAAGAACACTTGGGTGCACAACGGTATGCCCGTGACGCGGCGGAGGAGAAAGTTGCCTGTCAGCGACAAGCCCTACAACAAGCCGAATGGAACTTCGAGCGTTTGAGAGGGGATATCGAGGAGCTTATTGAAAAGCAGCGTAATGGTGCCGTTCGTCTCAAGAAAATGGCGACAGCCCTACCTAACCCACGCCCAGACATTCCTGAATCAGTGCGACTCGCAGGTTTAGAGGTTCTCCAAAGCAAGCAACAAACGATCCAGCGACAGATAAAAGCATTAGAGCCAGTCAATATGTTGGCTCTTGAGGAACTGCAAACCCTGGAGCAACGCCTTAGCGAATTGAATAACCGTCTTGACATTTTAAGTAACGAACGCGAAGAACTGCTGCTCCGCATTGATACAGCAGCTACGCTGCGCCGAGACGCCTTTATGGAAGCGTTCAATGCAGTAAATAGCCATTTCGGTGAGATCTTCGCTTCTCTCTCTGAAGGCGACGGTTATTTGCAGTTAGAAAACGCCAATGAGCCGTTGGCAGGAGGACTAACCCTCGTGGCACATCCAAAGGGGAAAGCGGTAAGGCGCCTAGCGTCTATGTCAGGCGGTGAGAAATCCCTCACGGCTCTCAGCTTTTTGTTTGCTTTGCAGCGCTTTCGCCCTTCACCCTTTTATGGGCTCGACGAGGTAGATAGCTTTCTTGATGGTGTGAATGTGGAGCGCTTGGCCACTTTGATTGCTCATCAGGCTGAAAATGCTCAATTCATGGTGGTGAGCCATAGGTATCCGATGATTAAGGCGGCTGAGCGCATAATTGGCGTCACTCAAGCCCGTGGTGCTCATACTCAAGTAGTCGGTCTTCCTGATGCAACCTGA
- a CDS encoding PRC-barrel domain-containing protein, producing the protein MTPIPSVNDALAGVPSDRLWLRSELMGTQVITRDTGRRLGVVGEVIVDIDRREVVAVGLRDNPFTRFLPGLPRWMPLECIRQVGDVILVDSSDSLSENFNPERYSQVINCQVITESGRQLGRVLGFAFDIETGELATLVIGAFGIPLLGEGVLSTWEIPVEEIVSSGPDRIIVYEGAEDKLKQLSSGVLEKLGVGGPSWEEQERERYRVNLVPVENQLGSGQTLEQEQQQQSKVSKDECFETEEELEYVELDNQQREAIPQKRYLEAKPIDPFERSLYDDGPYPERLSPKDDSSPKRAMPASRRPVQKTSEPLDVEPIQDELDDPW; encoded by the coding sequence TTGACCCCGATCCCTTCAGTGAATGACGCCCTGGCGGGTGTTCCCAGTGACCGTCTCTGGCTACGTTCAGAGTTGATGGGCACTCAGGTAATCACCCGTGACACTGGTCGCCGGTTAGGTGTGGTGGGTGAGGTGATAGTCGACATTGATCGTCGCGAAGTAGTAGCTGTAGGTTTACGGGACAACCCGTTTACTCGCTTTTTGCCAGGTTTGCCGCGCTGGATGCCCCTGGAATGCATACGTCAGGTGGGTGATGTGATCTTGGTGGACTCTTCTGATTCCCTAAGTGAGAACTTCAATCCCGAACGTTACAGCCAGGTGATCAACTGCCAGGTAATCACTGAATCAGGACGACAATTAGGACGGGTTTTGGGCTTTGCTTTCGACATTGAAACCGGTGAGCTGGCTACTCTTGTGATAGGTGCGTTCGGAATCCCGCTGCTAGGGGAAGGGGTTTTAAGCACCTGGGAGATACCGGTTGAGGAAATTGTGAGCAGCGGACCAGATCGGATTATCGTTTACGAAGGTGCTGAAGACAAACTCAAACAACTGAGCAGCGGAGTGTTGGAAAAACTGGGCGTGGGTGGCCCCAGCTGGGAGGAGCAGGAGCGTGAACGTTACCGAGTCAATCTTGTACCGGTAGAAAACCAACTCGGTTCCGGGCAAACGCTAGAGCAAGAACAACAGCAGCAATCAAAAGTTTCAAAGGACGAATGCTTTGAAACAGAGGAAGAGCTGGAATATGTTGAACTCGACAACCAGCAACGTGAGGCTATTCCACAAAAGCGCTATCTAGAGGCAAAACCAATTGATCCTTTCGAGCGATCCCTCTACGATGATGGGCCTTATCCAGAGCGTCTAAGCCCTAAGGATGATTCATCACCAAAACGCGCAATGCCTGCTTCACGACGCCCTGTACAGAAGACCAGTGAGCCCCTCGACGTTGAGCCGATTCAAGATGAGCTAGATGACCCCTGGTGA
- the msrB gene encoding peptide-methionine (R)-S-oxide reductase MsrB, which yields MTSPDRIKRSVEDWKRLLSSEQYRIARCGETERAFTGKYWNNKASGMYHCICCGTPLFSSTTKFESGTGWPSFWDGVNPEAIITKQDTTHGMVRTEITCARCDSHLGHVFSDGPAPTGQRYCVNSASLDFKAT from the coding sequence ATGACTAGTCCCGATCGGATCAAACGCAGCGTTGAGGATTGGAAGAGGCTGCTATCAAGTGAGCAGTATCGCATAGCTCGCTGTGGGGAAACTGAGCGGGCTTTCACCGGAAAGTATTGGAACAACAAGGCTTCTGGTATGTACCACTGCATTTGCTGCGGGACTCCACTGTTCAGTTCAACCACTAAATTCGAATCAGGTACAGGATGGCCAAGTTTCTGGGATGGGGTAAACCCGGAGGCAATCATTACCAAACAAGACACTACACATGGCATGGTGCGCACGGAAATCACATGTGCTCGCTGCGACAGCCACCTAGGCCACGTCTTCTCAGATGGCCCAGCTCCTACGGGTCAGCGTTACTGTGTCAACAGTGCATCATTGGACTTTAAGGCAACGTGA